The genomic window GGCCCAGGGCAGCTCCGGCTCGTCGGCCGCCCTCGTGCCGAACGCGTTGATCGACGGCGTGCCGCCCGTCACAGCGCAGGGCGCGGAGCAGACTGCGAAGGGCGGGGATGCGGCGAACGCGGCCGCCGGCGGCGGGAACGCCGCGCCGCCGGTTCCCGACGGGCTGCCGACGCCCGCCACCCACTGAGCGCATGACGGAACCGAGGCACGACGAGAAGGGAGCCGCCCCGAGATGAACCGAGTGAGTCGGCGGCCGATGCGTCGCATCGTCGCAGCGGGACTCGCGCTCGTGCTCATGGTGGGCTGGTTCGTCGTCCGGCTCGTCGACATCCAGGTCGTCCGGGCCGCCGAGCTCAACGCCGCCTCGGAGGACGTGCGGTCGCGCTCGGCGACGATCTACGGGGTGCGCGGCCAGATCCTCGATGCGAACGGGATGGTGCTCGCCGACAGCGTCATGCGGTACGACATCGCGCTCTCGCCGAAGCAGGCGATGCTCGGTCCGGTCGTCCGCGAGGAGCCCGATCCTGCCGACCCGTCCAAGCGCGTCGAGGTCGAGGTCCCGCTCGACCAGGTGCTCGACGAGCTCGGCGAGGTCATCGGGCGGCCCGCCGCCGAGCTGCGCGCGCTCATCGAGTCATCCCTCGAGGAGGACCCGGGCTCCGACTTCGCGTACGTCGCGAAGCTCGTCGACACGGAGACGTACGAGGAGGTGAAGGCCCTCGACATCCCCTGGGTCGTGCCCTACGAGCACCCGAGCCGGAGGTACCCGAACGGGGCCGTGGCCGGCAACCTCCTCGGGTTCGTCGGCGACGACGGGGATCCGCTCGCCGGGCTCGAGTACTCGGAGAACCGGTGCCTCGCGGGCGCGAACGGCGAGCGCACGTGGTTGCACAGCCTGAAGGACTGGGTCGAGATCCCGGGATCCGAGCGCGTCATCTCGGAGGCGAGGCAGGGCGGCGACCTCCAGCTGACCATCGACGCCGACCTCCAGTACTTCGTGCAGCGCGTGGCGGCCGCGCAGGTGCAGGCCACCGGAGCGCAGTGGGGGACCGTCACCGTGATGGAGGCGAAGACCGGTCGCCTGCTCGCGGTGGCCGACGTGCCGACGGTCGATCCGAACGCGCCCTCCGCGACCGACTCCGACGACCGCGGCTCGCGTGCGTTCACGGCGCCGTTCGAGCCCGGCTCGACCTTCAAGGCGCTCACGTCGGCGACGGTGATCGACGCCGGCGAGGGCGACCCGAACAGCGGCGTGACCGCCGACTACCAGTACCTCCCCCCGAACGGCGCCGACATCACCGACAGCCACGGCCACGGTCCGACGAACTACACCATGACGGGCATGCTCATCGACTCCTCGAACACCGCGATGTCGATGTTCGGCGAGCGCGTGAGCGACGAACGGCGCTACCAGGACATGCTCGACTTCGGGCTCGGCTCGCCGAGCGAGGTCGGCTTCGCGGGCGAGGCGTCCGGCGACCTGCACGGCGGGCCCGACGAATGGGACCCGCAGACGAAGTACGCCACGATGTTCGGCCAGGGCCTCACCACGAGCGCGATCCAGATCGCGAGCGTCTACCAGACGCTCGCGAACGGCGGCGTGCGGATGCCGGTCACCCTGGTCGAGGGCTGCCGGCAGTCGGATGGCACGCTCACCGAGGTCCCGTCGACCGAGGGTCGGCGCGTGGTGTCCGAGAAGGCGGCCGACGAGACCGCGGCCATGCTCGAGCAGGTGTACCTGCACGGATGGCTCGCCGACGACTGGAACATCCCGGGCTACCGCGTGGCGGCGAAGACGGGGACCGCGCAGGTGCCCGACGGCAACGGCGGGTACCAGTCGGGCTATCTCGTCTCCGTGTCGGGATTCGCCCCCGCCGACGACCCCGAGTTCGTCGTTTCGGTCAGCATCATGGACCCCGTTAAGATGAATTCGTCCGCCGCATCCGCTCCCGTCTTCCAACAGGTGATGAGCCAGGTGCTGAAGAAGTATCGGACGGTTCCATCCGGCGCCCCGGCGCCCGAGTTGCCAGCCACCTGGTAGAAAGTTGGGTTCGTGACCGGATCGCCTCCCTCGGCACTCCGGCCGCAGCACCCCGGCGCTCGCTCGCTCCGCAGCCTTGCGGAGGCGTTCGGGTTCGAGGTGCGCGGCGGGATCGACGAGATCGACGTGACGGGCGTCGCCATCGCCTCGGGCGCGGTCCACGGCGGCGACCTGTACGTCGCCGTGCCCGGTCGCCACGCGCACGGCGCCGACTACGCGGCCCAGGCGGCGGCGAACGGCGCGGTGGCCGTGCTGACGGATGCCGCGGGCGCCGAGCGCGCGGCCGCCTCCGGCCTGCCGGTGCTCGTGACCGCCGACGCGCGCGCGGCGCTCGGCGAGGTCGCCGCGTGGATCCATCGCACCGCGGAGAATCCGGCCACGCTGTTCGGGGTCACCGGGACCAACGGCAAGACGAGCGTCGTCTACCTGCTCTACGGCATCCTCCGGCAGCTCGGCCTGACGGCGGGCCTGACCTCGACGGCCGAGCGCCGGATCGGCGACGAGGCGGTGACGAGCTCGCTGACCACGCCCGAGGCGAGCGAGCTGCACGCGATGCTCGCGCGCATGCGCGAGGTCGACGTGCGCGCGGTCGGCATCGAGGTCTCGGCGCAGGCGCTCAGCCGGCACCGCGTCGACGGAGTCGTGTTCGACGTGGTCGGCTTCACGAACCTCTCGCACGACCACCTCGACGACTACGGGTCGATGGGGGAGTACTTCGAGGCCAAGCGCGAGCTGTTCACGCCCGAGCGCGCCCGTCGCGGCGTGGTGACGGTCGACTCGGATTGGGGCCGGCGCCTGGTCGCCGAGTCGCGGATCCCCGTGACGACGCTCGCGACCGAGCCCGGCCTCGATGCCGACTGGACCATGGCGGTGCTCGAGGAGACCCCCGCGCACACCGCCTTCCGGCTGACCGCGCCCGACGGCCGGGCGATCGAGACGCGCGTGCCGCTCATCGGCCGGTTCATGGCCGCGAACGCCGCGCTCGCGATCGTCATGCTCGTCGAGGCCGGGCACGACCTCGAGCTCATCGCGCACGCCGTCGCCGATCACGGCATCGACGCCTACATCCCCGGCCGCGCGGAGCGGGTCTCGGGCGAGCGCGGCCCGGTCGTGTACATCGACTACGGGCACACGCCCGATGCGTTCCGCCAGACGCTCGACGCGATCCGCCGCACGACCGCGGGCCGGATCGTCATGGTCTTCGGCGCCGACGGCGATCGCGACACGACCAAGCGCGCCGACATGGGCGCGATCGCCGCGCGCGGCGCCGACGCGCTCGTGATCACCGACTTCCACCCGCGGTGGGAGGATCCGGCCGCGATCCGCGCCGCGCTCATCGCCGGCGCGCGCGCCGCGGTACCCGACCGCGAGATCCACGAGATCGCCGACCCGCGGGCCGCGTTCCGTGCGGCACTCGCGCTCGCGGGGCCGGGCGACGCGGTGCTCTACGCGGGCCCAGGACACGAGGACTACCAGGAGGTCGCGGGCGTGAAGCATCCGTACTCGGCAAGGGACGACGCCAGGCTGGCACTGCGGGAAGCGGGGTGGCTCGAGTGATCGCGCTGACGCTCGACGAGATCGCGGCGGCGACCGGGGGTCGCCTCGAAGCGAGCGGCACGGAGGCGACGGGCGCAACCGTCGTCGACGGCGCCGTCACGACCGACTCGCGGGAGATCGAGCCCGGCGGCGTGTTCGTGGCCAAGCGCGGCGAGTTCGACGACGGGCACCGCTTCGCGCCCGGCGCCGTCGAGCGCGGGGCCGCGCTGCTCATCGTCGAGCGCCCGCTCGAGCTCGCCGTGCCCCAGGTCGTGGTGGACGACTCGGTCGAGGCGCTCGGTGCCCTCGCGAGCGAGGTCGTCCGCCGAGTGCGCGCGCTCGGTCGCCTCAGGATCGTCGGGGTGACCGGATCCAACGGCAAGACGACGACGAAGAACCTGCTCCGCACGGTCCTCGAGGAGGTCGGCCCCACGGTCGCCGCGCGCAAGAGCTACAACAACGAGGTCGGCGCGCCCACGACCATGCTCGAGCTCACCGAGGAGACCGAGTTCCTCGTCGCCGAGATGGGCGCCTCGGGCATCGGGCACATCGCCCACCTCGTCCGCATGGCCCGGCCCGACATCGGCATCGTCCTCAAGGTCGGCCTCGCGCACGCCGGCGAGTTCGGCGGCATCGAGAAGACGGTGCAGGCCAAGTCCGAGATGGTCACCGACCTGCTCCCGACGGATGTCGCGCTGCTGAACGTCGACGACCCCCGCGTGGCGGGCATGGCCGACCTCACGGCCGCGCGCGTCGTCTGGTTCGGGCTCGGCGAACGCGCCGACGTGCGTGCGACCGACGTGGTCGTGCACGCGCGCGGCACCGACTTCACCGTGACCGTTCCGGGCGGCGAGTCGGCGCGCGTGTCCTTCTCGGTGCTCGGGGAGCACCACGTCATGAACGCGCTCGCGGCGATCGCCGCCGCGCGCGAACTCGGGGTGCCGCTCGCGAGGATCGTCGCCGGGCTCGAACGGGTGACGCTCGCCGAGCAGTGGCGCATGCAGGTCATGGGCGGTCGGCACGACATCACCGTCATCAACGACGCGTACAACGCGAGCCCCGACTCGGTCGCGGCCGCGCTCAAGACGCTCGCGCAGGTCAAGCGGCCCGGCGCGCGCACCATCGCGGTGCTCGGCGAGATGAGCGAGCTCGGCGAGTTCTCGGGGGAGGAGCACGACCGGATCGGCCTGCTCGCGGTCCGGCTGGGGGTCTCCCAGCTGGTCGTCGTGGGCGAGGGCGCGCGGCGCATGCACATCTCCGCGATCAACGAGGGCTCGTGGGACGGCGAGTCCGCCTACGTCGACACGGCCGACGAGGCGTTCGAGCTCGTCACGTCGATGGTGCACCCCGGAGACACCGTGCTGGTGAAATCG from Agromyces aurantiacus includes these protein-coding regions:
- a CDS encoding peptidoglycan D,D-transpeptidase FtsI family protein yields the protein MRRIVAAGLALVLMVGWFVVRLVDIQVVRAAELNAASEDVRSRSATIYGVRGQILDANGMVLADSVMRYDIALSPKQAMLGPVVREEPDPADPSKRVEVEVPLDQVLDELGEVIGRPAAELRALIESSLEEDPGSDFAYVAKLVDTETYEEVKALDIPWVVPYEHPSRRYPNGAVAGNLLGFVGDDGDPLAGLEYSENRCLAGANGERTWLHSLKDWVEIPGSERVISEARQGGDLQLTIDADLQYFVQRVAAAQVQATGAQWGTVTVMEAKTGRLLAVADVPTVDPNAPSATDSDDRGSRAFTAPFEPGSTFKALTSATVIDAGEGDPNSGVTADYQYLPPNGADITDSHGHGPTNYTMTGMLIDSSNTAMSMFGERVSDERRYQDMLDFGLGSPSEVGFAGEASGDLHGGPDEWDPQTKYATMFGQGLTTSAIQIASVYQTLANGGVRMPVTLVEGCRQSDGTLTEVPSTEGRRVVSEKAADETAAMLEQVYLHGWLADDWNIPGYRVAAKTGTAQVPDGNGGYQSGYLVSVSGFAPADDPEFVVSVSIMDPVKMNSSAASAPVFQQVMSQVLKKYRTVPSGAPAPELPATW
- a CDS encoding Mur ligase family protein: MTGSPPSALRPQHPGARSLRSLAEAFGFEVRGGIDEIDVTGVAIASGAVHGGDLYVAVPGRHAHGADYAAQAAANGAVAVLTDAAGAERAAASGLPVLVTADARAALGEVAAWIHRTAENPATLFGVTGTNGKTSVVYLLYGILRQLGLTAGLTSTAERRIGDEAVTSSLTTPEASELHAMLARMREVDVRAVGIEVSAQALSRHRVDGVVFDVVGFTNLSHDHLDDYGSMGEYFEAKRELFTPERARRGVVTVDSDWGRRLVAESRIPVTTLATEPGLDADWTMAVLEETPAHTAFRLTAPDGRAIETRVPLIGRFMAANAALAIVMLVEAGHDLELIAHAVADHGIDAYIPGRAERVSGERGPVVYIDYGHTPDAFRQTLDAIRRTTAGRIVMVFGADGDRDTTKRADMGAIAARGADALVITDFHPRWEDPAAIRAALIAGARAAVPDREIHEIADPRAAFRAALALAGPGDAVLYAGPGHEDYQEVAGVKHPYSARDDARLALREAGWLE
- a CDS encoding UDP-N-acetylmuramoyl-tripeptide--D-alanyl-D-alanine ligase, whose product is MIALTLDEIAAATGGRLEASGTEATGATVVDGAVTTDSREIEPGGVFVAKRGEFDDGHRFAPGAVERGAALLIVERPLELAVPQVVVDDSVEALGALASEVVRRVRALGRLRIVGVTGSNGKTTTKNLLRTVLEEVGPTVAARKSYNNEVGAPTTMLELTEETEFLVAEMGASGIGHIAHLVRMARPDIGIVLKVGLAHAGEFGGIEKTVQAKSEMVTDLLPTDVALLNVDDPRVAGMADLTAARVVWFGLGERADVRATDVVVHARGTDFTVTVPGGESARVSFSVLGEHHVMNALAAIAAARELGVPLARIVAGLERVTLAEQWRMQVMGGRHDITVINDAYNASPDSVAAALKTLAQVKRPGARTIAVLGEMSELGEFSGEEHDRIGLLAVRLGVSQLVVVGEGARRMHISAINEGSWDGESAYVDTADEAFELVTSMVHPGDTVLVKSSNSAGLRHLGDRLGEWFA